From a single Centropristis striata isolate RG_2023a ecotype Rhode Island chromosome 14, C.striata_1.0, whole genome shotgun sequence genomic region:
- the LOC131985243 gene encoding fer3-like protein: protein MQDHLVDSTLIDFVNDMNLMKCTLGPKQQLDDDDTSSLSNQTRLSDSPWSDLSPVELCTEHLVMAAPRCYSRGAHGHHSKSKRRRIITVVQRQAANVRERKRMFSLNEAFDELRRKVPTFAYEKRLSRIDTLRLAIVYISFMTDLLENT, encoded by the coding sequence ATGCAGGACCACTTAGTAGACTCCACGTTGATAGATTTTGTGAATGACATGAACCTGATGAAGTGCACATTGGGACCAAAGCAGCAGCTGGATGATGATGATACGTCCAGCCTGAGCAACCAGACGCGGCTGAGCGACTCACCCTGGAGCGACCTGAGCCCCGTGGAGCTCTGCACCGAGCACCTGGTGATGGCCGCACCGAGGTGCTACAGCCGCGGGGCGCACGGGCATCACAGTAAGTCCAAACGGAGGAGGATCATCACCGTGGTGCAGCGGCAGGCGGCCAACGTGCGGGAGAGGAAGCGGATGTTCAGCCTGAACGAGGCGTTTGACGAACTGAGGAGGAAAGTGCCCACATTCGCCTACGAGAAGAGACTGTCCCGCATCGACACGCTGCGTCTGGCCATCGTCTACATCTCCTTCATGACGGACCTGCTGGAGAACACCTGA
- the twist1a gene encoding twist-related protein 1a: MREEDSSPMDSAGNSEEETDRQLPRRGARKRRATRRRSDEDEDEGDMESPGKKKCRKSCDGGGGGSAGSGDSETGSSSPAPSFDDLHTQRVMANIRERQRTQSLNEAFTSLRKIIPTLPSDKLSKIQTLKLAARYIDFLCQVLQSDELDARGTSCSYVAHERLSYAFSVWRMGGSWSLSTTSH; this comes from the coding sequence ATGCGAGAAGAGGACTCCTCCCCAATGGACAGTGCGGGGAACAGCGAGGAGGAGACCGACCGTCAGCTGCCGCGGAGAGGCGCGAGGAAGCGGCGGGCGACCCGGAGGCGCTCGGACGAGGATGAGGACGAGGGAGACATGGAGAGTCCCGGCAAGAAGAAATGCAGGAAGAGCTGCGACGGAGGCGGTGGAGGCAGCGCGGGGAGCGGAGACAGCGAAACCGGCAGCAGCAGCCCCGCGCCCTCCTTCGATGACCTGCACACGCAGCGCGTGATGGCCAACATCCGCGAGCGGCAACGGACGCAATCCCTCAACGAGGCGTTCACGTCGTTACGTAAGATCATTCCCACCCTCCCGTCGGACAAACTCAGCAAGATCCAGACGCTGAAGCTGGCGGCCCGGTACATCGACTTCCTGTGCCAAGTTCTGCAGAGCGACGAGCTGGACGCGCGGGGGACTAGCTGCAGCTACGTGGCGCACGAGCGTCTGAGCTACGCGTTCTCGGTCTGGAGAATGGGGGGCTCCTGGTCCTTGTCTACGACGTCCCACTAG